The genomic segment TACGATCAACAAGCGAAATATAACCCTCTTCATTAATTGTGGCGATATCACCGGTATGCAACCACCCATCTTTGAATGTTTGTTTACTCCTTTCAGGGTCTTTATAATATTCATTGGCTATCCATGGACCACGTAAACAAACTTCCCCCATTTCTTTACCGTTCCACTGCACTTCTTTTCCAGTTTCTAAATTTACAACCTTCATTTCCAAACCCAATGCTAAAAGCCCTGCAGTGGTTTTAACATCAAATAATTCTTTTTCGGGTAAATTATGCATATAACTTTTAGGTATAGCAGCAGTTGCAAGAGGTGATGTTTCGGTCATTCCATAGGCCTGAACAATATTAAAATTATATTTCTTTGCAAATGATTCCATAAGATAGCGAGGCATTGCTGCACCACCAGAATAAACCGCACGTATTGATGAGAAATCGTGTTCCCCACCATTTTCTAAATACTGATGCAGCATCATCCATATTGTTGGCACTCCACAAGTAAAAGTAACTTTTTCTTCTGAAATGATTTTGCATAATGCTTTCATATCAAGAATTTGTCTTCCAGGTAATACTTGTTTGCACCCCAAACCTGTAGCACCAAAAGGTCCACCCCATGCATTAGCATGAAACATGGGAACTACATGCATAGCACAATCACTTTCGTTCAATCCCAGTGTGACACCAGCAGCATATGCATGAAGAACAAGTCCACGATGTGAATAAACAACACCTTTAGGGTCACCAGTTGTTGCTGATGTATAACATATTAATGCAGGATCATATTCATCTCTGTCTTTGGGGAAATCATATTCTTCAGGAAAATCCCTAATCAGGTCATCGTATAATAGTGCTGGTGATAACTTTGTTTCAGGCATTTTGCCTGTTTGCGATAAAATCACATAATGCTTTACTGTTTTCAACTTATCCTTAACAGGCTCAAGTAGAAAATACAGATCTTCATCAACAAATATTACTTTATCTTCAGCATGATTTATAATATAAATAAGATGTTCATGGGATAAACGAACGTTGAGAGTATGGAGTACTGCTCCCATACATGGCACACCAAAATATAATTCTAAATGACGATGATTATTCAATGCAAATGAGGCAACACGATCACCTTTTTTAATTTTAAGTGATTGTAATGCATGCGCTAACTGACAGCAGCGTTTATACCAATGCCCATAATTATACACAAACTTTTCGTTGGGATATACTGATACTATTTCTTTTTTGGGGAAATATTTGGCTGCTCTTTCCATAAAATTAGTGAGCAGTAATGGATACTTCATCATGGCCAACCTCCAGATACTATAAAATTACTTTATACAGCATTTTTTTTGTTAAAATAAACTAGAGCACCTTCCTTATAATACTTTGTATTATTGTGATAAGCAATTAATCAGATTGGCATATAAAGTATATAATAATAATTATGTTAACATATAATATAATAGTATTAATATACAGGCAAGTCAATCAATTTTTTTAAAGTATATCCTATTAAAATAATGCACATTAGATTATTGCCCTATTTATATGTGTATATGCTTTATAAAGTCAGTTTAAATATGTTTTGACATACGGTTTAACGTTCCTGTATATTTCAAGTAATCTATTTAAAATTATGGATTTTATAACCAGTATACATTGAGGTTGTTATCATGAAAAATTTCAACATTATGTTACTTATTACTTTACTATTTACCACTGGTTGTTTTGATTTTGACATTGTTCATTATATTGAACCAAAAAAAGATAAGTCATTATTTATAAAGTTCAGAGTAACATCAATGTATTTTAAAGATCAAAATAATAAGAATGCATTTGGAAATGATGTCATAAAAGGCAATCTTCCTGATGATAAAAACACAAAGGTAACCTATCAATTAATACAAGATGATATTACTGCAGGTATAGAAGCCACTATCACAACTAAACCATATTCAACTATGTCTGAACTTGATAAACTACCCCTTATTCCGTATCAGGATAAATTTGGCCAATATATTCTTCTTTTCCATAACTATCAGAAAATTAGCTCTTCATCTGATTTTTTCGATTCACAAAAAATTGCCGAAGGATTAATTGCTGCATCAAAATACAGGTTAGCATTTGGCAATTGTATACCCAAAAAAATAGTAATTATCGTTAATAAAGAGAATCAGGAGAAATTCTATCCAAACATCTATCAGTTAGGAAATATATACCATATTGATATACCAATGAATCTTGTGCTTATGAATGAATCTGCTGTGATTGTTAGCTTCACAAATACTATCAATGACTCTGAAATCAGTAACTATCTTGCAAAATTAATGGAAAAGCGAAAAGAAGAAGAAAAAAAATATCAGGAAGAATTAAATAAAAATGGAAATGTTGATGATGATGGTGATGAAAATATATATAATGAAGATAATGACACTAATAAGAACCAATATGATGATAACGATGAAAACACTGACACAAACTCTAACTCCAGATGATATACTACAATGATGAACTCTGATTGTGTTGCAAACATTATTTTAGACAGTATTGTTGATGGGGTATTTACCATTGACTTGGATTTCAGAATCACGTCACTCAACAATGCTGCTTGTAAAATTTTAGGCCTCCAAAGTAAAGATGAGGCGTTAGGTAAACTTTGCTTTGAAATATTTCATGCAAATATTTGCGAGCATTCCTGTGCGTTACGTGAAACTATGCTGACTGGGAAAAATATTATTAATAAAACAGTATATATAGTTAACAAATCAGGAGAAAAAGTAACTATAAGCATAAGCACCGCATTGCTTAAAGATGATCAGGGAAATATCATTGATGGTGTTGAAACCTTTCGTGATATCAGCGATATTGAAACTTTGAGGAAAAAAATTGAATCAACCTACTCTTTTGAAGATATTGTAAGTAAAAACAACACGATGCAGCAAATTTTTTCCATACTGCCTGATGTAGCATTAAGTGACAGCTCTGTGTTAATTGAAGGACCAAGCGGGAGTGGTAAAGAACTCATTGCACGTGCCATTCATTCATTAAGCAGGCGAAATGAAAAGCCATTTATTTTGGTAAACTGCGGAG from the Spirochaetota bacterium genome contains:
- a CDS encoding long-chain fatty acid--CoA ligase, with product MMKYPLLLTNFMERAAKYFPKKEIVSVYPNEKFVYNYGHWYKRCCQLAHALQSLKIKKGDRVASFALNNHRHLELYFGVPCMGAVLHTLNVRLSHEHLIYIINHAEDKVIFVDEDLYFLLEPVKDKLKTVKHYVILSQTGKMPETKLSPALLYDDLIRDFPEEYDFPKDRDEYDPALICYTSATTGDPKGVVYSHRGLVLHAYAAGVTLGLNESDCAMHVVPMFHANAWGGPFGATGLGCKQVLPGRQILDMKALCKIISEEKVTFTCGVPTIWMMLHQYLENGGEHDFSSIRAVYSGGAAMPRYLMESFAKKYNFNIVQAYGMTETSPLATAAIPKSYMHNLPEKELFDVKTTAGLLALGLEMKVVNLETGKEVQWNGKEMGEVCLRGPWIANEYYKDPERSKQTFKDGWLHTGDIATINEEGYISLVDRTKDLIKSGGEWISSVDLENQIMAHPKVLEAAVIAMPHEKWQERPLACIVPKPEFADSITKEDIIEFLQARVAKWWLPDEVVFLKEIPKTSVGKFNKKELRKTILPEVLKK
- a CDS encoding sigma 54-interacting transcriptional regulator, which translates into the protein MMNSDCVANIILDSIVDGVFTIDLDFRITSLNNAACKILGLQSKDEALGKLCFEIFHANICEHSCALRETMLTGKNIINKTVYIVNKSGEKVTISISTALLKDDQGNIIDGVETFRDISDIETLRKKIESTYSFEDIVSKNNTMQQIFSILPDVALSDSSVLIEGPSGSGKELIARAIHSLSRRNEKPFILVNCGALPENLLESDS